The following are encoded in a window of Pristis pectinata isolate sPriPec2 chromosome 1, sPriPec2.1.pri, whole genome shotgun sequence genomic DNA:
- the LOC127579284 gene encoding probable G-protein coupled receptor 132 gives MNNSSGSGEASCNITYKEVAVPLATVYSLVLIFGLPANLLTLCLSTLKIRRKNVLSVYLFTLSLSDLIYLGTIPQWISYVRNSNQWSQSFVSCQLTGYIFFNNLYISILLLCCISVDRCLVVLYPIEAQWRRQRRTAVAVCATIWMLVMVTHTPVFVLSGVRATQSKNNSCFETIPMPPLVAMFNYARFFVGFCIPLLILASTNFLIFRRIQSSPCLNQAQKAKVKYLALAVILIFLGCFAPYHIILLSRAVAYSLLENSCWFEQKIYTVSTVFLCLSTINSAINPFLYMFSSESVRQELIRDLRILFCLPIPQDTGTESCILRNGPSRRMSSSQRE, from the coding sequence ATGAACAATTCCAGCGGGTCTGGGGAAGCGTCCTGCAACATCACCTACAAAGAGGTGGCAGTCCCACTCGCCACCGTCTACAGCTTGGTCCTCATCTTCGGCCTCCCAGCCAACCTGCTGACCCTGTGCCTGAGCACACTGAAGATCAGGCGCAAAAACGTGCTGTCGGTCTACCTCTTCACGCTCTCGCTGTCGGACCTGATCTACCTGGGcaccatcccccagtggatctcctACGTGAGGAATTCCAACCAGTGGAGCCAGAGCTTTGTCTCCTGCCAGCTCACTGGCTACATCTTCTTCAACAACCTGTACATCAGCATCCTCCTGCTCTGCTGCATCTCCGTGGACCGCTGCTTGGTGGTCCTCTACCCCATTGAGGCGCAGTGGCGCCGGCAGAGGCGGACGGCTGTGGCGGTGTGTGCCACCATCTGGATGCTGGTCATGGTGACCCACACCCCTGTCTTCGTCCTGTCGGGTGTGCGGGCCACCCAGTCCAAGAATAACTCCTGCTTCGAGACGATCCCCATGCCGCCCCTGGTGGCCATGTTCAACTACGCCCGCTTCTTTGTGGGCTTCTgcatccccctcctcatcctgGCCTCCACCAACTTCCTCATCTTCCGCAGGATCCAGTCTAGCCCCTGTCTCAACCAGGCCCAGAAGGCCAAGGTGAAATACCTCGCCTTGGCCGTGATCCTGATCTTCCTCGGCTGCTTTGCCCCCTACCATATTATCCTCCTCAGTCGGGCTGTGGCCTATTCCCTCCTAGAGAACAGCTGCTGGTTCGAGCAGAAGATCTACACGGTCTCCACAGTGTTCCtctgcctttccaccatcaacagtGCCATCAACCCCTTCCTCTACATGTTCTCCTCCGAGAgcgtgaggcaggagttgatccGAGACCTTCGTATCCTCTTCTGCCTTCCCATCCCGCAGGATACCGGGACAGAGAGCTGCATCCTCAGGAACGGCCCCAGCCGACGGATGTCCAGCTCTCAGAGGGAGTAG